One genomic window of Mycteria americana isolate JAX WOST 10 ecotype Jacksonville Zoo and Gardens chromosome 6, USCA_MyAme_1.0, whole genome shotgun sequence includes the following:
- the LOC142410972 gene encoding lipase member M-like, producing the protein MWLFIAILFLIQAPANSADAIEQKKAINPETYMNVSQMICYRGYPSEEYEVLTRDGYYVRLNRIPHGRESPRNRGAKLVVFLQHGLLGEGSHWVENLANNSLGFILADSGYDVWLGNSRGTSWSQRHQHLSADKVEFWDFSFHEMAMYDLPAMIDFVLQKTGQKQIYYIGYSQGCTIAFIAFSSMPELAQKIKMFFALAPVVTIKHARSPVMKMSFLLDRQFKIFQLLLGRTDASLRMMKLWRFLPQLCRHPLLHKPCANLLFLLGGYNEKNLNMTRLDVYTSHYPDGTSVKNIIHWAQVMKSGEFKAFDYGSENPAVYHQETPPSYRVEEMPVLTAVWSGGEDWAADWRDVHLLLPRIAHLVTYSHIPDWNHWDFIWGLDAPGRLYSSILELMEGSQ; encoded by the exons agcCAAATGATCTGCTACAGAGGGTACCCCAGCGAGGAGTATGAAGTCCTGACTCGTGACGGCTACTATGTCAGGCTGAACAGGATTCCTCACGGGAGAGAAAGTCCTAGGAACAGAG GAGCCAAGCTGGTCGTGTTTCTCCAGCATGGGTTACTCGGAGAAGGCAGCCACTGGGTGGAAAATCTGGCTAACAACAGCCTTGGCTTCATACTAGCAGACTCTGGCTATGACGTCTGGCTGGGAAACAGCCGGGGGACAAGCTGGTCCCAGAGACACCAGCACCTTTCAGCTGACAAGGTTGAATTCTGGGATTTCAG CTTTCATGAAATGGCAATGTACGACCTCCCAGCCATGATCGACTTTGTTCTGCAGAAGACTGGTCAGAAGCAGATATATTACATTGGCTACTCCCAGGGCTGCACGATCG cgTTCATTGCATTTTCATCCATGCCAGAACTGGCtcagaaaatcaaaatgttttttgCCCTGGCTCCAGTAGTGACAATCAAGCATGCCAGAAGTCCTGTCATGAAAATGTCCTTCCTTCTGGACAGGCAATTCAAGATCTTTCAG CTTCTTCTTGGCAGAACGGACGCCTCACTGAGGATGATGAAGCTGTGGAGGTTTCTCCCCCAGCTGTGCAGGCACCCACTGCTGCACAAGCCCTGTGCCAACCTCCTCTTTCTGCTGGGCGGGTACAACGAGAAGAACCTCAACATG ACACGGCTGGATGTGTACACATCCCACTATCCGGATGGGACATCTGTCAAAAACATAATACACTGGGCCCAG gtgaTGAAATCAGGAGAATTCAAAGCCTTCGACTATGGCAGTGAAAACCCAGCCGTGTACCACCAG GAGACACCTCCCTCCTACCGGGTGGAAGAGATGCCCGTGCTTACTGCCGTGTGGTCAGGGGGGGAGGACTGGGCAGCTGACTGGAGGGATGTCCACCTGCTGCTGCCCCGCATCGCCCATCTTGTCACCTACAGCCACATCCCTGACTGGAACCACTGGGACTTCATCTGGGGCTTGGACGCCCCCGGGCGCCTCTACAGCAGCATCCTGGAGCTGATGGAGGGGTCCCAGTAG
- the PAOX gene encoding peroxisomal N(1)-acetyl-spermine/spermidine oxidase isoform X1 produces the protein MEGGGRRRVVVVGAGLAGLGAAQRLRSHGSLRLLEATARAGGRVCTRPFASGLAEMGAHWIHGPSPGNPVFLLATHYGLLGPKAAQEENQQVEAGGHPPLPSITYGSSGRVLSPQAVSEAHVLFDTLLASARACQGAEEPLVPSVGQYLRAEITQRVPALGGGEEDARQLQLAVLAACLKLECCISGTHSMDLVALEPFGEYVSLPGLDCTFPGGYSSLPDCMVSALPEGTVLLNKAVRTIRWRGSFHEEGDETRDFPIQVECEDGDTFLADHVIITVPLGFLKERHQDFFQPPLPEQKAEAIRRLGFGTNNKIFLEFEQPFWEPQQQVLEAVWEDESPLKEPSTDLEANWFKKLIGFMVLQPPEQHGHVLCGFIAGKESEYMETLSDEEVLSTMTCVLRTLTGTAASSTLVTPTPLGEHVPKFLNSTQNPCLQGTCTCLLPGACSGPSGTALPTPGAPTATSPLAARGMTSMCWLSPCLRTSRTPGLCSSSSPVRPPTARSTPPPTGPCCRAGEKPSGSTSSLTHPALLLSSEAGK, from the exons ATGGAGGGCGGTGGCCGGCggcgggtggtggtggtgggcgcggggctggcggggctgggggcagcgcaGCGGCTCCGCAGCCACGGCTCCCTCCGCCTGCTGGAGGCGACGGCCCGCGCCGGGGGCCGCGTCTGCACTCGCCCCTTCG catcGGGGCTGGCAGAGATGGGGGCACACTGGATCCATGGCCCCTCGCCAGGGAACCCTGTCTTCCTCCTGGCCACCCATTATGGCCTGCTGGGCCCCAAAGCTGCCCAGGAGGAGAACCAGCAGGTGGAGGCGGGGGGCCACCCCCCACTGCCTTCCATCACCTATGGCAGCTCGGGGAGGGTCCTGAGCCCCCAGGCCGTGAGCGAAGCCCATGTCCTCTTCGACACCCTCCTGGCCTCCGCCCGTGCTTGTCAGGGGGCCGAGGAGCCGCTGGTGCCCAGCGTGGGACAGTACCTGCGGGCAGAGATCACCCAGAGGGTCCCCGCTctgggggggggtgaggaggacGCCCGGCAGCTCCAGCTGGCTGTCCTTGCTGCCTGCCTCAAGCTGGAGTGTTGCATCAGCGGGACCCACAGCATGGACCTGGTGGCCCTGGAGCCCTTCGGGGAGTATGTCTCCCTTCCCGGCCTGGACTGCACCTTCCCAGG CGGCTACAGCAGCTTGCCTGATTGCATGGTTTCGGCTCTCCCGGAGGGCACTGTCCTGCTCAACAAGGCGGTGAGGACCATCCGGTGGAGAGGGTCCTTCCACGAGGAAGGGGATGAGACCAGGGATTTCCCCATCCAGGTAGAGTGCGAGGATGGAGACACCTTCCTTGCCGACCACGTCATCATCACCGTCCCGCTGG GTTTCCTCAAGGAACGCCACCAGGACTTCTTCCAGCCTCCCCTGCCGgagcagaaagcagaggccaTTCGCCGCCTGGGTTTTGGCACCAACAACAAGATTTTCCTGGAGTTCGAGCAGCCTTTCTGGGAACCCCAACAGCAGGTCCTTGAAGCAGTGTGGGAGGATGAGTCGCCCCTCAAGGAGCCCAGCACCGACCTGGAGGCCAACTGGTTCAAGAAGCTCATTGGATTCATGGTCCTCCAACCACCAGAGCA GCATGGGCATGTCCTCTGTGGCTTCATTGCGGGGAAGGAGTCAGAGTACATGGAGACACTGAGCGACGAGGAGGTTCTCAGCACCATGACATGTGTCCTCCGCACGCTGACAGGTACCGCCGCCTCCTCCACCCTCGTCACCCCAACCCCGCTGGGGGAGCATGTGCCCAAATTTCTGAATTCCACCCAAAATCCATGCCTGCAGGGAACCTGCACCTGCCTGCTCCCAGGAGCATGCTCAGGTCCCAGTGGCACAGCGCTCCCTACACCCGGGGCTCCTACAGCTACGTCGCCGTTGGCAGCTCGGGGGATGACATCGATGTgctggctcagcccctgcctgagGACCTCGAGGACCCCAGG cctctgcagctcCTCTTCGCCGGTGAGGCCACCCACCGCACGTTCTACTCCACCACCCACGGGGCCCTGCTGTCGGGCTGGCGAGAAGCCGAGCGGCTCAACCAGCTCTTTGacgcacccagccctgctcctcagctctgaggcaggaaaataa
- the PAOX gene encoding peroxisomal N(1)-acetyl-spermine/spermidine oxidase isoform X2 has protein sequence MEGGGRRRVVVVGAGLAGLGAAQRLRSHGSLRLLEATARAGGRVCTRPFASGLAEMGAHWIHGPSPGNPVFLLATHYGLLGPKAAQEENQQVEAGGHPPLPSITYGSSGRVLSPQAVSEAHVLFDTLLASARACQGAEEPLVPSVGQYLRAEITQRVPALGGGEEDARQLQLAVLAACLKLECCISGTHSMDLVALEPFGEYVSLPGLDCTFPGGYSSLPDCMVSALPEGTVLLNKAVRTIRWRGSFHEEGDETRDFPIQVECEDGDTFLADHVIITVPLGFLKERHQDFFQPPLPEQKAEAIRRLGFGTNNKIFLEFEQPFWEPQQQVLEAVWEDESPLKEPSTDLEANWFKKLIGFMVLQPPEQHGHVLCGFIAGKESEYMETLSDEEVLSTMTCVLRTLTGNLHLPAPRSMLRSQWHSAPYTRGSYSYVAVGSSGDDIDVLAQPLPEDLEDPRPLQLLFAGEATHRTFYSTTHGALLSGWREAERLNQLFDAPSPAPQL, from the exons ATGGAGGGCGGTGGCCGGCggcgggtggtggtggtgggcgcggggctggcggggctgggggcagcgcaGCGGCTCCGCAGCCACGGCTCCCTCCGCCTGCTGGAGGCGACGGCCCGCGCCGGGGGCCGCGTCTGCACTCGCCCCTTCG catcGGGGCTGGCAGAGATGGGGGCACACTGGATCCATGGCCCCTCGCCAGGGAACCCTGTCTTCCTCCTGGCCACCCATTATGGCCTGCTGGGCCCCAAAGCTGCCCAGGAGGAGAACCAGCAGGTGGAGGCGGGGGGCCACCCCCCACTGCCTTCCATCACCTATGGCAGCTCGGGGAGGGTCCTGAGCCCCCAGGCCGTGAGCGAAGCCCATGTCCTCTTCGACACCCTCCTGGCCTCCGCCCGTGCTTGTCAGGGGGCCGAGGAGCCGCTGGTGCCCAGCGTGGGACAGTACCTGCGGGCAGAGATCACCCAGAGGGTCCCCGCTctgggggggggtgaggaggacGCCCGGCAGCTCCAGCTGGCTGTCCTTGCTGCCTGCCTCAAGCTGGAGTGTTGCATCAGCGGGACCCACAGCATGGACCTGGTGGCCCTGGAGCCCTTCGGGGAGTATGTCTCCCTTCCCGGCCTGGACTGCACCTTCCCAGG CGGCTACAGCAGCTTGCCTGATTGCATGGTTTCGGCTCTCCCGGAGGGCACTGTCCTGCTCAACAAGGCGGTGAGGACCATCCGGTGGAGAGGGTCCTTCCACGAGGAAGGGGATGAGACCAGGGATTTCCCCATCCAGGTAGAGTGCGAGGATGGAGACACCTTCCTTGCCGACCACGTCATCATCACCGTCCCGCTGG GTTTCCTCAAGGAACGCCACCAGGACTTCTTCCAGCCTCCCCTGCCGgagcagaaagcagaggccaTTCGCCGCCTGGGTTTTGGCACCAACAACAAGATTTTCCTGGAGTTCGAGCAGCCTTTCTGGGAACCCCAACAGCAGGTCCTTGAAGCAGTGTGGGAGGATGAGTCGCCCCTCAAGGAGCCCAGCACCGACCTGGAGGCCAACTGGTTCAAGAAGCTCATTGGATTCATGGTCCTCCAACCACCAGAGCA GCATGGGCATGTCCTCTGTGGCTTCATTGCGGGGAAGGAGTCAGAGTACATGGAGACACTGAGCGACGAGGAGGTTCTCAGCACCATGACATGTGTCCTCCGCACGCTGACAG GGAACCTGCACCTGCCTGCTCCCAGGAGCATGCTCAGGTCCCAGTGGCACAGCGCTCCCTACACCCGGGGCTCCTACAGCTACGTCGCCGTTGGCAGCTCGGGGGATGACATCGATGTgctggctcagcccctgcctgagGACCTCGAGGACCCCAGG cctctgcagctcCTCTTCGCCGGTGAGGCCACCCACCGCACGTTCTACTCCACCACCCACGGGGCCCTGCTGTCGGGCTGGCGAGAAGCCGAGCGGCTCAACCAGCTCTTTGacgcacccagccctgctcctcagctctga
- the MTG1 gene encoding mitochondrial ribosome-associated GTPase 1: MRGWAGAVRAAAAGPGPVPGGFRKRFDFGSRDVVSWFPGHMAKGLRQMRASLRRADCLIEVHDARIPLSGRNPMLQEALGIRPHILVLNKMDLADPRCQPTVLEHLKQQGCSHVVFSDCQRDGNIKKIVPLVAKLVGNSPRYHRAESTEYSILVIGVPNVGKSSLINSLRRLHLKKGKATAVGGEPGITKAVLTRIQVCEKPPMYLVDTPGVLPPKLGDVETGMKLALCGAICDHLVGEDIMADYLLYTLNKRQQFRYVQRYGLAKACDDIEPVLRHVALTQGRTQKVKVLTGTGNVNMTMLSYPAAAYEFLRDFRAGRLGRVTLD; encoded by the exons ATGAGAGGGTGGGCGGGAGCGgtgcgggcggccgcggccgggcccgggccggtgCCTGGCGGGTTCCGGAAGCGCTTCGATTTCGGCAGCCGCGATGTGGTCTCTTGGTTCCCGGGGCACATGGCGAAAG GCCTGCGGCAGATGCGGGCCTCCCTGCGGCGCGCCGACTGCCTCATCGAGGTGCACGATGCTCG CATCCCGCTGTCGGGCCGTAACCCCATGCTGCAGGAGGCGCTGGGCATCCGCCCGCACATCCTGGTGCTGAACAAGATGGACCTGGCTGATCCCCGCTGCCAGCCG ACAGTCTTGGAGCACCTGAAGCAGCAGGGATGCTCGCACGTTGTCTTCAGTGACTGCCAGCGCGATGGCAACATCAAGAAG ATTGTTCCCCTGGTTGCTAAGCTGGTGGGCAACAGCCCACGCTACCACAGGGCTGAG aGCACCGAATACAGCATCCTGGTGATTGGCGTGCCCAATGTGGGCAAGTCGTCGCTCATCAACTCCCTGCGGAGGCTGCACCTCAAAAAGG GGAAAGCCACCGCAGTTGGTGGCGAGCCAGGCATCACCAAGGCAGTGCTGACGAGAATCCAG GTCTGCGAGAAGCCCCCGATGTACCTGGTGGATACGCCTGGCGTGCTGCCCCCAAAGCTGGGGGACGTGGAGACGGGCATGAAGCTGGCGCTGTGCG GAGCCATCTGTGACCACCTGGTGGGGGAGGACATCATGGCTGACTACCTCCTGTACACCCTGAACAAGCGGCAGCAGTTCAG GTATGTGCAGCGCTATGGGCTGGCCAAGGCCTGTGATGACATCGAGCCCGTGCTGAGGCACGTGGCCCTCACCCAGGGCAGGACACAGAAGGTGAAGGTGCTGACAGGCACGG GGAACGTCAACATGACAATGCTCAGCTACCCAGCCGCTGCCTACGAGTTCTTGCGGGATTTCCGGGCGGGACGCCTGGGCAGGGTGACACTGGACTGA
- the SPRN gene encoding shadow of prion protein: MRRSAAACWALMLLAATFCDTVAGKGGRGGARGAARGGARGAGRGRVKAAAPRYGSAGAALRVAGAAAAGAAAGVAAGAALRRARLAGELEVGDGVEYRDGNWTSAAPARDPPGWAVSCLCPLAAVLRR, translated from the coding sequence atgcggcggagcgcggcggcgtgCTGGGCGCTGATGCTGCTGGCCGCCACATTCTGCGACACAGTGGCCGGCAAGGGTGGGCGCGGTGGCGCCCGGGGGGCCGCCCGtggcggggcccggggggccggccgcggccgggTGAAGGCGGCGGCCCCCCGCTACGGCTCGGCTGGGGCGGCCCTGCGCgtggcgggggcggcggcggcgggagcggcggccggcgtggcggcgggggccgccctgCGCCGGGCCCGGCTGGCCGGCGAGCTGGAGGTGGGCGACGGCGTCGAGTACCGCGACGGCAACTGGACCTCCGCCGCGCCGGCCCGGGACCCGCCAGGCTGGGCCGtgtcctgcctctgccccctGGCCGCCGTTCTCCGCCGCTGA
- the ECHS1 gene encoding enoyl-CoA hydratase, mitochondrial, whose translation MAASLRAFLRSAAAAAAAARRHALLPPPPRPLLGARACSAGAPFQFLAVQKTGAQQSVGLIQLNRPQALNALCEGLMEELRRALEVLENDPQVGAIVITGSQKAFAAGADIKEMQNKTFQECYSSGFLAGWDKVSTIRKPIIAAVNGYALGGGCELAMMCDIIYAGEKAQFGQPEILLGTIPGAGGTQRLTRAVGKSLAMEMVLTGDRISAMEAKEAGLVSKVFPVEKLLDAAIACAEKIASNSKLVAAMAKESVNTAFETTLAEGTRTEKRLFYATFATGDRKEGMTAFVEKRKANFTDS comes from the exons ATGGCCGCCTCGCTGCGCGCGTTCCTCCGCTCCGCGgccgcagccgctgccgccgcgcgcCGCCAcgcgctcctcccgccgccgccccgccccctcctcgGTGCGCGGGCCTGCAGCGCCG GGGCCCCGTTCCAGTTCCTAGCAGTGCAGAAGACGGGGGCGCAGCAGAGCGTGGGCCTGATCCAGCTGAACCGGCCGCAGGCACTCAATGCCCTCTGCGAGGGGCTGATGGAGGAGCTGCGGCGGGCACTGGAGGTCCTAGAGAATGACCCGCAGGTGGGGGCCATTGTCATCACCGGCAGCCAAAAAGCCTTTGCAG CTGGTGCAGACATCAAGGAGATGCAGAATAAAACCTTCCAGGAGTGCTACAGCAGTGGCTTCCTTGCTGGTTGGGACAAGGTCTCCACCATCCGCAAACCCATCATTGCTGCTGTCAATGGCTATGCT CTGGGCGGCGGGTGTGAGCTGGCTATGATGTGCGACATCATCTACGCTGGGGAGAAGGCACAGTTTGGGCAACCCGAAATCCTGCTGGGGACCATCCCAG GTGCTGGAGGGACGCAGAGGTTGACCAGGGCGGTGGGGAAGTCACTGGCAATGGAGATGGTCCTCACTGGGGACCGGATTTCGGCGATGGAGGCAAAGGAGGCAG GTCTGGTCAGCAAGGTCTTCCCTGTGGAGAAGCTGCTGGACGCAGCCATCGCCTGTGCTGAGAAGATCGCCAGCAACTCCAAGCTGGTGGCTGCCATGGCGAAGGAGTCAGTCAACACCG CCTTCGAGACGACGCTGGCGGAGGGGACCAGGACAGAGAAGCGGCTTTTTTACGCCACCTTTGCCACT GGCGACCGCAAAGAGGGGATGACAGCATTCGTGGAGAAGCGGAAGGCGAACTTCACTGACAGCTAA
- the ZNF511 gene encoding zinc finger protein 511 encodes MLSLPPGLRRRLREGPSSPPAPPASRAPLPSPAPPFAFAPRRLRLGPHHPLLEDGDVHRHLYLQGVLSSLAEVAEKPKVSEFSCHISGCCQAFDTLEGYEHHYNTLHRNVCSFCKRSFPSGHLLDIHILEWHDSLFQIMAEKQNMYKCLVEGCAEKFKSSKDRKDHLVTVHLYPADFRFDRPKKVKSGPKHVSSPKKQGGSMPMDVSMETSEQFQVDPMEIGPSENMEIPQPAASPGPSVPEERLYKSRIPSTICFGQGATRGFKGPRKKV; translated from the exons ATGCTGTCCCTGCCGcccgggctgcgccgccgcctGCGGGAGGGGCCGTCCTCGCCTCCCGCGCCGCCCGCATCCCGCGCGCCGCTGCCCTCGCCGGCCCCGCCCTTCGCCttcgccccccgccgcctccgcctcggCCCCCACCATCCGCTCCTCGAG GATGGGGACGTTCACAGGCACCTCTACCTCCAGGGTGTCCTCAGCAGCCTCGCAGAGGTGGCGGAGAAACCCAA GGTGTCTGAATTTAGTTGCCACATCTCTGGCTGCTGCCAGGCCTTTGATACACTGGAGGGCTATGAGCACCACTACAACACACTGCACAGGAATGTCTGCTCCTTCTGCAAGCGCTCCTTTCCATCAGGGCATCTCTTGGATATTCACATCTTGGAGTGGCACGACTCGCTCTTCCAGATAATGGCTGAGAAGCAAAATATG tACAAGTGTTTAGTAGAAGGCTGTGCAGAGAAGTTCAAGAgcagcaaggacagaaaggatCACTTGGTAACCGTTCATCTTTATCCCGCTGACTTTCGGTTTGATAGACCAAAGAAAGTGAAAAG tggCCCCAAGCACGTGAGCTCTCCCAAGAAGCAGGGTGGCAGCATGCCGATGGATGTGAGCATGGAGACGTCGGAGCAGTTCCAAGTGGACCCCATGGAAATAGGGCCCAGTGAGAACATGGAGATACCTCAGCCTGCAGCGAGCCCCGGCCCCTCAGTGCCAGAGGAACGACTCTATAAATCCAG GATCCCATCCACAATTTGCTTTGGACAAGGTGCCACCCGAGGTTTTAAAGGACCAAGGAAGAAGGTGTGA